A genomic region of Flavobacteriales bacterium contains the following coding sequences:
- a CDS encoding DUF1573 domain-containing protein — translation MKNRTILFVLGLIVTAMIGCTKSNSDITENNKTASNPNAQNAEAQFEWVETHHDFGNITQGSKVNWKYRFKNVGNKELVIGNVQVSCGCTATEYSKEPIAPGESGFVTLEFNSENKSGSQHKTVTVVANTNPPRTELSFSAEVSE, via the coding sequence ATGAAAAACAGGACAATTCTCTTTGTTTTAGGTTTAATAGTGACAGCTATGATTGGCTGCACAAAAAGCAACAGCGACATTACCGAAAATAACAAGACGGCATCAAACCCCAATGCTCAAAATGCGGAGGCTCAGTTTGAGTGGGTAGAAACCCACCACGATTTTGGCAACATCACACAAGGTTCGAAAGTAAATTGGAAATACCGATTTAAGAATGTTGGAAATAAAGAATTGGTTATTGGGAATGTTCAGGTATCGTGTGGCTGCACAGCCACCGAATACAGCAAGGAGCCGATTGCTCCAGGTGAATCAGGCTTTGTTACCTTAGAATTTAACAGCGAAAACAAAAGCGGTTCGCAACACAAAACAGTAACCGTTGTGGCCAACACCAACCCACCAAGAACAGAATTGAGTTTTAGTGCTGAGGTTTCAGAATAA
- the yajC gene encoding preprotein translocase subunit YajC, producing MDIVLLQGNAAGGGGGFSMMVMLGAMFLVMYFFMIRPQMKKNKLQQAYREELKKGYKVITSGGIHGKISEIKETTFIIEVEDGGKLRIDKSAVSMEASMALNGEKPTK from the coding sequence ATGGATATAGTTTTATTGCAGGGCAATGCTGCCGGCGGAGGTGGTGGATTCAGCATGATGGTTATGCTGGGTGCTATGTTTTTGGTGATGTATTTTTTTATGATACGTCCACAAATGAAAAAAAACAAATTGCAACAAGCCTACCGCGAGGAATTGAAAAAAGGGTATAAAGTGATTACCAGCGGAGGCATTCATGGCAAAATATCTGAGATAAAAGAAACCACTTTTATTATTGAAGTGGAAGATGGGGGAAAACTTAGAATTGATAAATCTGCTGTTTCTATGGAGGCCTCTATGGCTTTGAATGGCGAGAAACCCACAAAATAA
- a CDS encoding dephospho-CoA kinase gives MINYLKIGITGGIGSGKSTVCNIFSHLGIPVYNADNRAKQLMHEDETLKKNIRLAFGWDAYNKEGELDRAYLSKLVFNNPAQLKILNQIVHPAVFNDYENWSKKQEEAGHPYSIKEAALLIEAQSYKNLDKLIVVTSPIDVRLDRITKRDNLRREEVLKRIENQLSDKERLKHADFVIKNSSSFSLIKQVLKLHALFLEEVKQVAV, from the coding sequence TTGATAAATTATTTAAAAATTGGCATAACAGGTGGCATCGGTTCAGGAAAATCAACCGTTTGCAACATTTTTTCTCATTTGGGAATACCCGTTTACAATGCCGATAATCGTGCCAAACAATTAATGCATGAGGATGAAACCCTTAAAAAAAACATCCGATTGGCATTTGGATGGGATGCATACAATAAAGAGGGTGAATTAGATAGGGCCTACCTATCAAAATTGGTTTTTAACAATCCGGCTCAGCTCAAAATTCTGAACCAGATTGTGCATCCTGCAGTTTTTAACGATTATGAAAACTGGTCGAAAAAACAGGAGGAAGCCGGCCATCCATACTCCATAAAAGAAGCTGCATTGCTTATTGAAGCTCAAAGCTACAAAAATTTGGATAAATTGATTGTGGTTACCAGCCCTATTGACGTGCGATTGGACAGAATTACCAAAAGAGACAACCTAAGACGTGAAGAAGTTTTGAAACGCATAGAAAACCAACTGAGCGACAAAGAGCGTCTGAAACACGCCGATTTTGTAATTAAAAACTCGAGCAGTTTTTCATTAATAAAACAGGTTTTAAAACTACACGCTCTTTTTCTGGAGGAGGTTAAACAAGTGGCTGTATGA
- a CDS encoding phosphoribosyltransferase yields the protein MTVSKQKNLILTHSEIEIKINRMAWQILEKNYNATQIIIIGIEQKGVIIGQLLSKELQKISKLSIVSGTIKLSKDSPSIDKIKLTCPADIENNAVILVDDVLNSGKTLMYGTLPILAQNPSTLQTAVLANRDHTNFPVKADFVGISLATTLQEHISFEQNKKGDMAVYLS from the coding sequence ATGACAGTTTCGAAACAAAAAAATCTGATTCTTACACACTCGGAAATCGAGATAAAAATTAACCGAATGGCTTGGCAAATTCTTGAAAAAAACTACAATGCCACCCAAATCATAATAATAGGCATTGAGCAAAAAGGGGTGATTATTGGCCAATTACTCTCAAAAGAATTACAGAAAATATCAAAACTGAGCATTGTTTCCGGCACCATAAAATTGAGCAAAGACAGTCCTTCTATTGACAAAATTAAACTTACATGCCCTGCTGATATTGAAAATAATGCTGTGATATTGGTTGATGATGTGCTGAATAGCGGCAAAACACTGATGTATGGCACTTTGCCCATTTTGGCACAAAACCCATCGACCCTGCAAACGGCGGTTTTGGCAAACAGAGATCATACCAACTTCCCGGTAAAAGCCGATTTTGTAGGCATATCGCTGGCCACTACGCTTCAAGAACATATCAGTTTTGAGCAAAACAAAAAAGGTGATATGGCAGTTTATTTGAGTTAA
- a CDS encoding T9SS type A sorting domain-containing protein: MKKVILIFVLFLSIQSFAQNAPNQLLTVHEWGTFTARYDHLSRPYLNVHKTVDEPVPAFVYHLDFDSTYYNGYPGYEKTQYYFRGFLKIDDLVSSIKMETPVLYFYCSKGVENLGVSVKFKTGSISEFYPKPVKQEDTSLFRSNVGFNSQEQTVLSFRKYNGFASWNIDVLPPRDITPLSHSDDSVPNMWLAPRKTNSNLIKSNGEVEKYIFYRGLGGFDNPVIPRYTDQGNLLVTNNTDSIPYALVYEKTKEGKIYIWGVKSLPQNKSIFFERSTFAITEAEWNEKYRKQFVNYLVDAGLYEDEALAMLNTWDASYFGKSGLKIFWIVPRNFTDTILPIEFSKPVANLERVMIGRTEIDEYNKFDNGFMVSDLKARQTEEWNENQNFQFFPNPASKVISLKSDYFLPQIVEVEILDFSGNLIRTESVRLLPAFSTQINVGDLETGMYLFRVKDKSESTRIFVTKE; the protein is encoded by the coding sequence ATGAAAAAAGTCATTTTAATTTTCGTTTTATTTTTATCAATTCAATCTTTCGCTCAAAATGCTCCAAACCAATTACTTACAGTCCATGAATGGGGTACGTTCACTGCTCGCTACGACCATTTGAGCAGGCCCTATTTGAATGTACATAAAACTGTGGACGAACCAGTACCTGCCTTTGTTTATCATCTTGATTTTGATAGCACATATTATAATGGTTATCCGGGATATGAGAAAACGCAATATTATTTTAGGGGTTTTTTAAAAATAGATGATTTGGTTTCTTCCATCAAAATGGAAACGCCCGTACTTTATTTTTACTGCTCAAAAGGAGTTGAGAATTTGGGGGTTAGCGTAAAATTTAAAACCGGAAGCATTTCAGAATTTTATCCAAAACCTGTTAAGCAAGAAGATACATCTTTGTTTAGATCAAATGTAGGGTTTAATTCTCAAGAACAAACGGTGCTTTCTTTTCGCAAATACAATGGTTTTGCATCGTGGAATATTGACGTGTTACCCCCTCGAGATATAACACCACTAAGTCATTCTGACGATTCGGTTCCAAATATGTGGCTGGCTCCGAGGAAAACAAATTCAAATCTTATCAAATCGAACGGAGAGGTGGAAAAATATATATTTTATCGTGGTTTGGGCGGTTTCGACAATCCCGTAATTCCCAGATATACAGACCAAGGAAATTTGCTTGTAACCAACAATACAGACTCTATTCCCTATGCACTTGTTTACGAAAAAACAAAGGAGGGCAAAATTTACATTTGGGGTGTAAAATCATTACCACAGAATAAGTCAATCTTTTTTGAACGAAGTACTTTTGCCATTACCGAAGCAGAATGGAATGAAAAATATAGGAAGCAGTTTGTTAATTATTTGGTGGATGCGGGCCTTTACGAAGACGAGGCATTGGCAATGCTAAACACGTGGGATGCGAGTTATTTTGGCAAATCCGGTCTCAAAATATTTTGGATTGTACCTCGCAATTTTACCGATACTATTTTGCCAATAGAATTTTCTAAACCCGTTGCCAATCTTGAACGGGTTATGATTGGTCGCACAGAAATTGATGAATACAATAAATTTGACAATGGCTTCATGGTTTCCGATTTAAAAGCTCGTCAAACCGAAGAATGGAATGAAAATCAAAATTTTCAGTTTTTTCCGAATCCTGCCAGCAAAGTCATTTCGCTCAAATCCGATTATTTTCTTCCCCAAATTGTGGAAGTTGAGATTTTAGACTTTTCAGGAAATTTAATTCGAACAGAGAGTGTTAGGCTGTTGCCAGCTTTTTCAACCCAAATAAATGTGGGTGATTTGGAAACTGGAATGTACCTTTTTAGGGTAAAAGATAAATCGGAATCAACCCGAATTTTTGTTACCAAAGAATAG
- a CDS encoding FAD-binding protein, with protein sequence MDEKLLEITLLPEQADGVEYLEKEICKKLKINSINEICYRIERKSLDARKKPIVFTYRVWIGSKQQITSNEKPFKPLLKKQSKTAIVVGFGSAGMFAALQLIAQGITPLVIERGKKVRERRRDLAAIFKERTINEESNYCFGEGGAGTFSDGKLYTRSKKRGDIQEILQTLVNHGAKPEILYEAHPHIGTNKLPQIVENIRKTIENNGGQVLFETKLIKLEIEKNQVKGIHTNKGFFASDHVILATGHSARDIFEMLYAQKIAIESKPFALGVRIEHPQNQIDGIQYKCETRGMYLPPSSYSLVTQAQGRGVFSFCMCPGGIIAPAMTAQQEVVVNGWSPSKRNGKFANSGFVTEIRPEDWAKFGSENPLAAMHFQQEIERHAYRFGGENLKAPAQRVADFVNGIVSKDIQENSYQLGVQSTDLREVLPTFVHQRLREAIIHFGKRMKGFNSNAGVLVGVESRTSSPVRIPRNRETLQHPDIKGFYPCGEGAGYAGGIMSAALDGVACARAVG encoded by the coding sequence TTGGACGAAAAATTATTGGAAATTACACTGTTGCCCGAACAGGCAGATGGGGTAGAATATTTAGAAAAGGAGATTTGTAAAAAACTGAAAATCAATTCGATAAATGAAATATGTTATCGCATTGAACGCAAATCGCTTGATGCTCGGAAAAAACCAATTGTTTTTACCTACAGGGTTTGGATAGGCTCAAAACAACAAATAACGTCTAATGAAAAACCTTTTAAACCCCTATTAAAAAAACAAAGTAAAACGGCTATTGTGGTTGGATTTGGCTCAGCCGGAATGTTTGCCGCACTTCAATTAATTGCCCAGGGAATAACCCCTTTAGTGATAGAAAGAGGCAAAAAGGTTCGGGAAAGACGACGTGATTTGGCTGCCATTTTTAAAGAAAGAACCATAAACGAAGAAAGTAATTATTGTTTTGGTGAAGGTGGGGCAGGCACATTTAGTGATGGAAAGCTATACACACGAAGCAAAAAAAGGGGCGATATACAGGAGATACTTCAAACTCTGGTAAACCACGGAGCAAAACCCGAAATTTTGTATGAAGCACATCCGCATATTGGCACCAACAAGTTGCCTCAAATCGTTGAAAATATCAGAAAAACCATCGAAAACAATGGAGGACAAGTGCTTTTTGAAACCAAACTCATAAAACTTGAAATTGAGAAAAATCAGGTAAAGGGCATTCATACCAACAAAGGCTTTTTTGCTTCCGACCACGTTATTTTGGCAACCGGTCACTCGGCACGCGATATTTTTGAGATGCTTTATGCTCAAAAAATTGCTATCGAGTCAAAACCATTTGCATTAGGCGTTCGGATAGAACATCCTCAAAATCAAATTGATGGCATACAATATAAGTGCGAAACAAGGGGAATGTATTTGCCCCCAAGCAGTTATTCGTTGGTTACTCAAGCACAGGGTAGGGGAGTGTTTTCATTTTGTATGTGTCCGGGAGGTATCATAGCTCCCGCCATGACCGCACAGCAGGAGGTGGTGGTAAATGGATGGTCACCCAGCAAACGCAATGGAAAGTTTGCAAATAGCGGCTTTGTTACAGAGATAAGACCCGAGGATTGGGCAAAATTTGGCTCAGAAAATCCGTTGGCGGCCATGCATTTTCAACAAGAAATAGAACGACATGCGTATCGTTTTGGTGGAGAAAATTTAAAAGCTCCGGCACAACGTGTGGCTGATTTTGTGAATGGTATTGTATCAAAAGATATTCAGGAAAACAGCTATCAATTGGGAGTTCAATCAACAGATTTGCGAGAAGTTTTGCCAACATTTGTTCACCAACGATTGCGGGAAGCCATCATTCATTTCGGAAAACGTATGAAAGGATTTAATAGCAATGCAGGAGTTTTGGTGGGTGTTGAGTCGAGAACATCCTCACCGGTGCGTATTCCACGCAACCGCGAAACATTGCAACATCCTGATATTAAAGGCTTTTATCCATGTGGAGAAGGTGCGGGTTATGCGGGAGGCATTATGTCGGCAGCATTGGATGGTGTGGCTTGTGCAAGAGCGGTTGGGTAG
- a CDS encoding transketolase, which yields MKSAQQLKEIVSQVRRDIVRMVHGVQSGHPGGSLGCAEFLTVLYHNIMDYSAMPFNKDGKNEDVFILSNGHISPVFYSTLAHAGYFDKNELGTFRKLDSRLQGHPATEEGLPGIRIATGSLGQGLSVAVGIAQSKKLNNDSHFVYALMGDGELQEGQNWEAIMYAGHYNVNNLIATVDFNKQQIDGSTTDIMGFDDLKNKFESFGWQTLTMNGNDVEDVQRGLTLAKEKSANGKPVAIIMKTEMGNGVDFMMGSHEWHGIAPNNEQLASALNQNPETLGDY from the coding sequence GTGAAATCAGCACAACAACTCAAAGAAATCGTTAGCCAAGTTAGAAGAGACATTGTTAGAATGGTTCATGGCGTTCAGTCTGGCCACCCTGGCGGTTCATTGGGTTGTGCCGAGTTTTTAACCGTTTTGTATCATAATATCATGGATTACAGTGCCATGCCTTTTAACAAAGATGGAAAAAACGAAGATGTTTTTATTTTGAGCAATGGGCATATTTCTCCGGTATTTTACTCCACGTTAGCTCACGCGGGCTATTTCGACAAAAATGAATTGGGTACTTTCAGAAAACTGGATTCGAGATTGCAAGGGCATCCGGCCACCGAAGAAGGGTTGCCCGGCATTAGAATAGCCACTGGCTCATTGGGACAGGGCTTGTCTGTGGCGGTGGGCATTGCTCAATCAAAAAAATTGAATAACGACAGTCATTTTGTATATGCACTAATGGGCGATGGAGAATTGCAGGAAGGTCAAAATTGGGAAGCCATTATGTATGCCGGTCATTACAACGTGAATAACCTAATTGCCACAGTTGATTTTAATAAACAACAAATAGACGGAAGCACCACCGACATTATGGGTTTTGATGATTTAAAAAACAAATTTGAATCATTTGGCTGGCAAACCCTGACCATGAATGGCAATGATGTGGAAGATGTGCAGCGAGGATTGACACTGGCAAAAGAAAAATCGGCTAATGGCAAACCCGTAGCTATTATTATGAAAACCGAGATGGGCAATGGCGTTGATTTTATGATGGGCTCGCACGAATGGCATGGAATTGCACCAAATAATGAACAACTTGCCAGTGCATTAAACCAAAATCCGGAAACATTGGGAGACTATTAA
- a CDS encoding VWA domain-containing protein: protein MKHILIICFALLVSNNKGFGQNTSTKTRILFVVDASFSMFNKMGEEDTRMDVAKHLLTKMVDSLENINNVEIALRVYGHQNSKTVQDCKDTKLEVPFSAKNHQAIKDNIATISPRGTTLIAYSLQQAAYDFPTTTGCRNIIILITDGIEECNGDPCAVSQALQKQGVILKPFIIGVGLDKNFRTQFECVGKYFEASTEGAFEKALGIVVSQALNNTTCQINLLDTYGAPTETDVNISLLDAHSGILVNNFVHSLNKEGMPDTIYIDPARDYEIVVHTIPEVRKKDVSLVPGQHNIITMDAPQGSLELLVGGRSGYKSLQTLVYKTGTKELVHVQEFNTKEPYITGNYDLEILTLPRIHQNNVPIKQSKKTKIEIPQPGSVNIITRQKFWGDIYVKNGDKLEWVCNLNLDGANQQIYLQPGNYSIVFREKDDYNTINTRDIGFIINSGTVSNIHL from the coding sequence ATGAAGCATATTTTAATAATATGTTTTGCCCTGCTTGTATCTAATAATAAAGGCTTTGGGCAAAATACATCAACAAAAACACGCATATTGTTTGTGGTGGATGCATCCTTCAGTATGTTCAACAAAATGGGCGAGGAAGACACCCGAATGGATGTTGCAAAACATTTACTTACCAAAATGGTGGACAGTCTTGAGAACATTAATAATGTGGAGATTGCACTTAGAGTGTATGGTCATCAAAACAGCAAAACGGTTCAAGATTGCAAAGACACCAAATTAGAGGTGCCTTTTTCGGCCAAAAACCATCAAGCCATCAAAGACAACATTGCCACTATTAGCCCGCGAGGAACCACCCTAATAGCCTACTCTTTGCAGCAGGCAGCATACGATTTTCCAACAACAACAGGTTGTAGAAATATTATTATTTTAATAACCGATGGCATTGAAGAATGTAATGGAGACCCATGTGCAGTATCTCAAGCACTTCAAAAACAAGGAGTTATATTAAAACCCTTTATCATTGGGGTAGGTTTGGATAAAAATTTTAGAACCCAATTTGAATGTGTCGGAAAATATTTTGAAGCCTCTACCGAAGGTGCATTTGAGAAAGCCTTGGGCATTGTCGTATCTCAGGCCTTGAACAATACTACCTGCCAAATAAACCTATTGGACACGTATGGTGCTCCGACCGAAACCGACGTAAATATCTCATTGTTAGATGCTCACAGCGGCATTTTAGTCAACAACTTTGTTCATTCTTTAAATAAAGAAGGAATGCCTGATACTATTTATATAGACCCTGCCCGCGACTACGAAATTGTTGTTCATACCATTCCTGAAGTCAGAAAAAAAGATGTTTCACTTGTTCCCGGTCAGCATAACATTATTACGATGGATGCACCGCAAGGGAGCTTAGAGCTATTGGTGGGTGGCCGTTCGGGATACAAATCATTACAAACATTGGTTTATAAAACGGGAACCAAAGAGTTGGTTCATGTGCAAGAATTTAACACCAAAGAACCCTACATTACTGGCAACTATGACCTTGAAATACTTACCTTGCCCAGAATCCATCAAAACAACGTACCGATAAAACAATCAAAAAAAACCAAAATTGAAATTCCTCAACCGGGTAGTGTAAATATTATAACCCGACAAAAATTTTGGGGAGATATTTATGTGAAAAACGGAGATAAACTTGAATGGGTTTGCAATCTAAATCTTGACGGGGCAAATCAGCAGATATATTTGCAACCGGGCAACTACTCCATTGTTTTTAGAGAAAAAGACGATTATAATACCATCAACACCCGCGATATTGGATTCATAATAAATTCGGGCACCGTGTCAAACATACACTTGTAG
- a CDS encoding transketolase family protein — MVKTENLEMKDTRSGFGAGLLEVGKSNPNVVALCADLTGSLKMDAFKKEFPNRFFQTGIAEANMIGMAAGLAIGGKIPFTGTFANFSTGRVYDQIRQSVAYSHTNVKICASHAGLTLGEDGATHQILEDLGLMKMLPNMVVINPCDYNQTKAATVAIADYHGPVYLRFGRPKWPVFTDANQKFEIGKAWKIQDGSDVTIIATGHLVWKSIEAAQALSNRGISVDLINIHTIKPLDNKAILDSVAKTRCVVTAEEHQMNGGLGDSVCQLLSRHNPTPVEMVAVNDQFGESGTPEQLLVKYGLDTINIIDAVERVLERKNG; from the coding sequence ATGGTTAAAACTGAAAATTTAGAAATGAAAGATACCCGCTCCGGCTTTGGTGCAGGCCTGTTGGAGGTGGGAAAAAGCAACCCCAATGTGGTGGCTTTGTGTGCCGACCTAACGGGTTCATTAAAAATGGATGCTTTTAAAAAAGAATTTCCAAATCGTTTTTTTCAAACTGGCATAGCCGAAGCCAACATGATTGGAATGGCTGCCGGCTTGGCCATTGGCGGAAAAATTCCCTTCACAGGCACTTTTGCCAATTTTTCAACCGGAAGAGTGTATGACCAAATCAGACAATCGGTGGCATACTCGCACACCAATGTAAAAATATGTGCCTCACATGCAGGGCTAACCCTCGGCGAAGATGGTGCCACTCATCAAATTTTGGAAGATTTAGGTTTAATGAAAATGCTGCCAAACATGGTGGTTATCAATCCGTGCGATTACAACCAAACCAAGGCTGCTACCGTTGCCATAGCCGACTATCATGGACCTGTTTATTTACGTTTTGGCCGACCAAAATGGCCGGTATTTACAGATGCCAATCAAAAATTTGAAATCGGTAAGGCATGGAAAATTCAGGATGGAAGCGATGTGACCATTATTGCCACCGGACATTTGGTATGGAAATCTATTGAAGCTGCACAAGCCCTTTCCAACAGAGGCATTTCCGTTGATTTAATAAATATTCACACCATAAAACCATTAGACAACAAGGCAATTCTTGACTCGGTGGCCAAAACAAGATGTGTTGTAACGGCAGAAGAACACCAAATGAACGGCGGATTGGGCGATTCCGTTTGTCAATTGCTTTCACGTCATAACCCAACTCCAGTAGAAATGGTGGCGGTGAATGACCAATTTGGAGAGAGCGGCACACCCGAACAATTGTTGGTTAAATATGGATTGGATACAATCAACATAATAGATGCAGTAGAACGAGTTTTAGAAAGAAAAAATGGATAG
- a CDS encoding 2,3,4,5-tetrahydropyridine-2,6-dicarboxylate N-succinyltransferase has product MDSRKELIEQIWDNRDLLKDPKSEELIRSIIADLDSGKLRTAAPTDNGWVVNDWVKKAVIMYFPIQKMEVSNAGPLEFYDKMELKRNYKELGIRVVPHAVSRYGSYIAPGVVLMPSYVNIGAYVDSGTMVDTWATVGSCAQIGKNVHLSGGVGIGGVLEPVQAAPVIVEDNCFLGSRCIVVEGVHVEKEAVIGAGVTLTMSTKIVDVSGSEPIEYRGRVPERSVVIPGSITKKFPAGEFQVPVALIIGKRKESTDKKTSLNSALRDFDVNV; this is encoded by the coding sequence ATGGATAGTAGAAAAGAACTGATAGAGCAGATTTGGGACAACAGAGATCTGCTAAAAGACCCCAAAAGTGAAGAATTAATTCGGTCAATTATCGCTGATTTAGACAGCGGAAAACTGCGAACCGCCGCACCAACCGACAACGGTTGGGTGGTGAATGATTGGGTAAAAAAAGCCGTAATAATGTATTTCCCCATTCAAAAAATGGAAGTGTCAAACGCTGGCCCATTAGAGTTTTACGACAAAATGGAACTCAAAAGAAATTACAAGGAATTGGGCATACGGGTGGTGCCACATGCCGTTTCTCGCTACGGAAGCTACATAGCTCCCGGAGTAGTTTTGATGCCAAGCTATGTAAACATTGGAGCCTACGTAGATAGCGGAACAATGGTAGATACGTGGGCTACCGTAGGTAGTTGTGCTCAAATAGGCAAAAACGTACATTTAAGCGGTGGCGTGGGCATTGGTGGGGTTTTAGAACCCGTGCAGGCTGCTCCAGTAATAGTTGAAGACAACTGTTTTTTGGGTTCTCGGTGCATAGTTGTGGAAGGCGTTCACGTTGAAAAAGAGGCGGTAATAGGTGCCGGAGTTACGTTGACGATGAGTACCAAAATAGTTGATGTATCGGGTAGCGAACCTATTGAATATAGGGGCAGAGTACCCGAGCGTTCAGTGGTTATTCCAGGCAGTATTACTAAAAAATTTCCTGCCGGAGAATTTCAAGTTCCCGTTGCACTCATTATCGGAAAACGAAAAGAAAGCACCGACAAAAAAACGAGTTTAAATTCGGCACTTCGCGATTTTGACGTGAATGTGTAG
- a CDS encoding glycosyltransferase family 4 protein: MRIGFDAKRYFFNQTGLGNYSRMLIDGLKHHFPENDYLLFSPKSPALSVENIVTPQGFQPFWRQWGIINQFKDENLDIYHGLSAELPLKRFKKTKTVVTIHDLIFLRYPQYYPFIDRKIYKYKTQKAVENADKIVCVSQVTANDLNRFFLFETSKTEVLHFDCNPIFYSKKTDDELAKFRLRYNMPNQFLLIVSKFEKRKNHLSILKAIVDKNIDIPLVLVGKHGDSYDSVNQFIKKNELNKKCQIFTTIPTEDLPYFYQAAYASIFPSEYEGFGIPVLESMAGGTPVLTTKNSSMAEIGGNASLYFDAHNTEEIAEAIETVFQAEERNLITSKIPEQLKKFNHQHILNQYITMYKSVL; the protein is encoded by the coding sequence GTGAGAATTGGTTTTGATGCAAAACGGTATTTTTTTAACCAAACTGGATTGGGCAACTACTCACGAATGTTGATTGATGGCTTGAAACATCATTTTCCGGAAAACGATTATCTACTTTTTTCGCCAAAATCTCCAGCTCTGTCAGTAGAGAATATTGTTACTCCACAGGGTTTTCAACCCTTTTGGCGACAATGGGGCATTATCAATCAATTTAAAGATGAAAATTTAGACATCTATCATGGATTAAGTGCCGAATTGCCTTTAAAAAGGTTTAAAAAAACAAAAACCGTGGTAACTATTCATGACCTCATTTTTTTGAGATACCCACAGTATTATCCTTTCATCGACCGAAAAATTTACAAATACAAAACACAAAAAGCGGTTGAAAATGCCGACAAAATTGTTTGTGTTAGCCAAGTTACTGCAAATGATTTGAATCGATTTTTCTTGTTTGAAACGTCAAAAACAGAAGTCCTTCATTTCGATTGTAACCCAATTTTCTACTCAAAAAAAACCGATGATGAACTGGCAAAGTTTAGGTTAAGATACAATATGCCCAACCAATTTTTGCTGATTGTTAGCAAATTTGAAAAAAGAAAAAATCATCTTTCCATATTGAAAGCCATTGTTGATAAAAATATAGATATACCCTTAGTACTTGTGGGCAAACATGGTGATAGTTATGATTCTGTAAATCAATTCATTAAGAAAAATGAATTGAACAAAAAGTGCCAGATATTTACAACCATCCCAACCGAAGACTTACCCTACTTTTATCAGGCGGCTTATGCCAGCATTTTCCCCAGCGAATACGAGGGTTTTGGCATTCCGGTTTTGGAAAGCATGGCGGGCGGCACTCCTGTGCTGACCACAAAAAATAGCAGTATGGCCGAAATTGGGGGGAATGCTTCACTTTATTTTGATGCACACAACACCGAAGAAATTGCCGAAGCCATCGAAACGGTTTTTCAGGCTGAAGAAAGGAACCTTATAACATCAAAAATTCCTGAACAACTCAAAAAATTTAACCATCAACACATTTTGAATCAATACATTACAATGTATAAATCAGTTTTATGA